In Sander vitreus isolate 19-12246 chromosome 4, sanVit1, whole genome shotgun sequence, the genomic stretch TTCCTGTTGAAagcatactgtttgtgtttaatccagggtctgacttttaataaaaaaaattgttgtggcagtgtgtttttcttctgaaaacatcatTGCACGCCTACTGACtgatacactgccctctggtggacagaacatatacgaagtttgataccaatataagccttactgaaggcatttaatggtcaaaatagtattaataaatattcgaatattaatattaataaacaaacgaacttcgaatatgatttttgagcaaaagtcaaagccctaaAACACATCAGAATTTTTCACATGCATATTTTTTTCTGGTCTCAAGTGCTCACCCAGCATGTTCATAGAAAGAATGAATACACTCTCTGCTATTCTTGTCCCACAGCTTTATAGTCTTATCATCACTGGACGACACAATCAAACGATCATCTGGAGAAAACCTGCAAAAAAATCCATTGAAAATTCTAGATCAAAAACTGTCCATTATCTACGTCTTCTGCTTCAGTTTTTCACtattaaaatgtgttcattAAAGTTGTAAAACAATTgagaaatgttttgtgtgtgtagatcGTACTTAGCACAGCGGACCCAGTTGATGTGCTGgttgagagagaagagaaacttTTGCCTGTGGACGGTCCACACTTTGATGGTCTTGTCATCAGAGGCTGTGACCAGATTCTGTCCGTCACCAGAAAAGTTAACGCTACGCACAGTAGCCGTGTGAGCCCTGAAAGATGTTGACTCAGCCTtcctgtatacacacacaagacaacacTAACCTTCTTCTATGTTGGATGAAGCAGACAATTCAGTACAAATGTCtagttttgttgcttttatgaGTCAGAATCATTGTGCTTTGCAGTAGCTTTCTATTGCAATACAATAATAATGAGAGATGTACCTACAACAAAAGCTGGAATACTTCAAAACTCACATGCTGGGAACCCAGAGCCGTACAGTCTTGTCTCTGGAGGCCGAGGCCACCAGGTGGCCAGAGGGAGAAAACTGAACAGAAAGGACAGCATCTTTGTGTCCATCAAAACGATACGCTCGCATCTGAGGTTTCATGTTCCAGATCATCACACAGGAGTCCATAGAGCCTGTGGCTGGGAGAGGAGGGAGCACAGGTGTAGGAACTGAACATATTGTGCATGAACATAGAAAACATGCcacacagtaaaataaaataaaaaagacaacatcAAATGTGCAGCAAATTATCTGGTCATAGAGTAAAATAAGGCAGCAGTTACCAATCTGTTTCATGTTGCAGCTGAAGTCCACAGTCGTAACAGTGTCCCTGTGACCCTTGAAATGTCTCTCTAGAGTTGGATCAGACTACATGgtaaacagagagacagacggaagCAGCCACATTAAAGCGTATGAGCACTTGTTTCAAAGTATTTCTTAATAACATTAGTCATGACTAAATAAGCAACAGTCAAAGttccatctttttctttttccttggGTATTACTTATTTTAACACTTTGACATCCAGAGGGAAATtgctttgcagcagttccagtatAAAGTGTGAAAGAGTTCAAATATATAGAGtgcaaataaaagcaaaactaTAAACAATAAAGATCTGTAAGGTGCAAATTCACGAGGATCATAAAAATAACCAGGTTGGTGGTAAGGTGCAAATAAGAGCTGAACAGGGCAGACTAGATAGTAGTAGTATCTAGATATATTGTAGTTTGATTGACACAGGAAGAAAGGATTTCCTGTGGCGTTCTGTGGTGCATTGTTAATATGCCAGTCACAATCAGCCCCCGATGAAAACATACACAATGTTTGACCATACATAGTGCATTTTCTGTTACAAAATAAACTGGCTGGACTTGGATGCTGTCAGTACCCGCCGTGGGGCGGCACTGTTCCACAGTGTTACTTGTTTCTAGACTTACAAAACCCTGTTTAATTCCAGACAATGCAACAAATTAACACTCGTTTTGAGCCTTGCAATGAAGTAGAATTCAGTATTCATCAGTGGTTGATAATGATTAATGAACATGTAGTCATGTGTTATGTATTTGTCTCCAATGCACATATGTTATTTTATAAACGATGCCAAACAAGGAAACACGTCGCAGGGACACCCCTACTTATTTACGCCCTCCGCATAGCCTGCCAGGCAACGGTTTTCAAAGTTGTGCCACCGCAAAGAAATCTCCACCagtcaaaatagctattttctGGTATTGTGTTGGAAAAACTAACACTATTTTGGCAAAGTTTGTGCTTTATGTCTCTAAATGCTATTCAAAAATGCAGGATCTGTTGGCATTACGACAGGAAGTGCTGCCTGAGAAACTACACTCCGGGTGAAATGTGACGAGGTATATACAGCCCATCCATGGTGGTAACCGGTGGTAACAGCAGGCATCACCAAGGAGACGGGAGCTGTGGTGCTAGCTAGCGAGTCAACATAGGGCTAGCTAGTCTATGTTAGCCGTTAAACTCGGAAGAAGACTAGCTAGAGCGGGCTTCTCGGTGCTGCATGTTTTGTGTAAGTGGACATTTGTAACATGGCAGAGCTGCACATTATAGGCCAGATCATTGGGGCCGGTGGTTTCCCGCAGAACAGTCTATTTTGCAAATGGGGAGTTCACACAGGAGGAGCATGGCGTCTTCTGTCTGGGTTGAAGGAGGGTCAGACCCAGGTGGATATCCCCCAAACAGGAGACATGGCGTACTGGAGTCACCCGATTGATCTGCACTACGCGACTAAGGGACTCCAAGGCTGGCCAAAGCTTCACTTTCAAGTGTGGCACCAGGACTCTTTCGGGCGCTGTCAGTTGTACGGTTACGGGTACTGCCATGTCCCTTCCAGCCCCGGACATCACCGGATAAGCTGTGTGACCTGGAGGCCGCTCGGCTCATGGCAAGAGCAGTTGGCACAAATGTTTGTCGGCGGTGGACCCCAGCTCCGTAGCCCGGATCTTATATACAGCGGAGCGGACAGATACAGACTGCACACCGAAGCTATGGGAACTGTGGAGCTGGAGCTTGGCATCATCATGAGACACTTTGACAAGTATGGCGTCGAAAGTTAACGCGGTCAAATATGAAGACTTGAGGAACATGTGATGGATTTTATATTGTGCAGGCGGAGGTCTTAACTTTACAAGTTTTGTACTCTTTTCTAAATTGTTTGT encodes the following:
- the b9d2 gene encoding B9 domain-containing protein 2; the encoded protein is MAELHIIGQIIGAGGFPQNSLFCKWGVHTGGAWRLLSGLKEGQTQVDIPQTGDMAYWSHPIDLHYATKGLQGWPKLHFQVWHQDSFGRCQLYGYGYCHVPSSPGHHRISCVTWRPLGSWQEQLAQMFVGGGPQLRSPDLIYSGADRYRLHTEAMGTVELELGIIMRHFDKYGVES